The Thermodesulfobacteriota bacterium genome includes a window with the following:
- a CDS encoding energy transducer TonB, translating into APEKAAPGDYAASKKKPATPDTSSVAERLKEMREARAGSDAVRSVREAVEQRRREAAARAAVRGVGGRVARRIERPPAAAAGVGDYGGGSQGTVRVAPELLEFYRKLEERVRESWAVPEALMRDAGKLLVEMRIVIEKDGRVSDARIEKGSGNVYFDDSVRRAIRKASPLPVPPERLRGGEDHYEVGFRFHGAGGGR; encoded by the coding sequence AGGCCCCGGAGAAAGCCGCGCCCGGCGATTACGCCGCTTCGAAGAAGAAGCCGGCGACCCCCGATACCTCCTCCGTCGCGGAGCGGCTGAAGGAGATGCGCGAGGCGCGCGCCGGCTCGGACGCGGTCCGGTCGGTGCGGGAGGCGGTCGAGCAGCGCCGGCGCGAGGCGGCGGCGCGCGCCGCCGTCCGGGGAGTCGGGGGAAGGGTCGCGCGCCGGATCGAGCGGCCGCCGGCGGCCGCGGCCGGCGTCGGCGATTACGGCGGCGGGTCGCAGGGGACGGTCCGGGTCGCGCCGGAGCTTCTCGAGTTCTACCGGAAGCTGGAGGAGCGGGTGCGGGAGAGCTGGGCCGTGCCCGAGGCCTTGATGCGGGACGCCGGAAAGCTCCTGGTGGAGATGCGGATCGTCATCGAGAAGGACGGCCGGGTTTCCGACGCGCGGATCGAAAAGGGCTCGGGCAATGTCTATTTCGATGACTCCGTCCGCCGCGCGATCCGGAAGGCGAGCCCGCTGCCGGTTCCCCCGGAGCGGCTGCGCGGCGGCGAGGACCATTACGAAGTGGGATTCCGGTTCCACGGCGCGGGAGGCGGGAGATGA